One genomic segment of Salarias fasciatus chromosome 8, fSalaFa1.1, whole genome shotgun sequence includes these proteins:
- the LOC115393638 gene encoding rho GTPase-activating protein 23-like, translated as MVSTNENRRRPLSSSEVEGVSWQGPRTVFLQKNSQGFGFTLRHFIVYPPDSSLHSLKDEENGNAAGKAGGRRSRLEPMDTIFVKSVKEQGPAQQAGLCTGDRLVKVNGESILGKTYSQVIALIQNSQNILELSIMPKDEDVLQLAYSQDAYLKGNEPYSGGAQHLPEPPSLCYSSPRASPAPTPPGHAPQSPPDNWQCRASPAAPPLDNRPAGGPEAGRYRLRSSSALSALDFHFANHNAAIASATLPPPRKSSLPASARAHSDALCHQALSDWYYSQAEAAERMSPRHRSVSQDRLAELGLGLALGPGPGPPAASATAEQRRREALLYHHHTAAAQDSYWLGGWGGVSGPGSRSCSESLLAAYAEYEHNYGRSVETLAQASALVSPHYEFSSQSPQTIRVTEQKAPCGPQQQTSPPTAPPGGRQPGQQVAEPQTRRVKEDQHGGPAFSRKAGHLLHQAHSFREPGGGAGREVVPRPQSTPALSVSEEDPDLLSPVSLHQEVVLRQKPPPGRRTSAQTLRRPVDSPEPPGPAASPSPAASPVPPGPGSTRRANGSLVQHAFDSLSSIPFIDEATSPTAEHPVSTDTTSVTPTLSSISPSVRLRSKDCSSIKGRRSSYLLAITTERSKSCDEGLNSFREENRVFCKLPKRVKSFFTDGSLESLRVQEEARSKRHSTSELGTITFSDVRREGWLHYKQILTEKGKKVGGGMRPWKRAFSVLRSHSLFLYKDKREAVLHGAGPGAGPGQDEHPPISIRGCLVDIAYSETKRKHALRLTTQDFCEYLLQAEDRDDMLAWIRVIRENSKTDNEEIGSSRQALINKKLNDYRKHSLTGTKPDSSPRASRMSMMPPFLLAKTENSTVNRGSRCDENKALWGINIMKKTKKVDSPKAFGVRLEDCQPAVHHKFVPLVVEMCCGVVEASGLEYTGIYRVPGNNAMVSNLQEHLNKGLDINTAEERWQDLNVISSLLKSFFRKLPEPLFTDEKYNDFIAANRMEDAEDRLKTMKKLIQNLPDHYHHTLRFLVEHLKKVADHAEKNKMEPRNLALVFGPTLVRTSEDNMTDMVTHMADRYKIVETLILHSDWFFGDGKLENQEKTPEDQPDMQPVPNIDHLLSNIGRTGVPAEFSDSTTSDSLKSKFSSGSRRDLNARDFLPKSIISAVTRKRKKRLSNYVPGSSADEDSEHEPVKASNYQGGGAAGGGGGGGGVEEEHAAPAEDRGDDEAKGGKVGESREGSESSMGEELKKQTGSSLKSPQRDGPQRPPEAPLYPHSCLYSQQTLGPPPAAQPPRGRSTIPVWISPTRPPSLYQTGRPQPDRGPLQPDRGPLQPDRGPLQPDRGPLQPDWGPPVALRSRKARSGRARAVSMNLDLSYEWRTDKVEVVRVIEAGGPRHSILGPGSLVRLSQEAPHPSSQSPRGSSAVVLRRSTQDPRDKTRAWRRHTVLV; from the exons ATGGTGTCCACCAACGAGAACCGGCGCCGGCCGCTGTCGTCCAGCGAGGTGGAGGGCGTGTCGTGGCAGGGCCCACGCACCGTCTTCCTCCAGAAGAACTCGCAGGGCTTCGGCTTCACTCTGCGCCACTTCATCGTCTACCCGCCGGATTCCTCCCTGCACAGCCTCAAG gatgaagaaaacggAAATGCAGCTGGAAAAG CAGGTGGGCGGCGGTCTCGCTTGGAGCCGATGGACACCATCTTTGTGAAGAGCGTGAAGGAACAGGGCCCCGCCCAGCAAGCTGGACTGTGTACAG gggaCCGGCTGGTGAAGGTGAACGGGGAGAGCATCCTGGGGAAAACCTACTCTCAGGTGATCGCACTGATCCAGAACAG TCAAAACATTCTGGAGCTTTCTATAATGCCAAAGGACGAGGATGTGTTGCAGTTG GCGTACTCCCAGGACGCCTACCTGAAGGGCAACGAGCCGTACAGCGGCGGAGCGCAGCACCTCCCCGAGCCCCCGTCCCTCTGCTACTCCTCCCCCAGggccagccccgcccccacgcCCCCCGGCCACGCCCCCCAAAGCCCCCCGGACAACTGGCAGTGCCGAGCGagccccgccgccccgcccctgGACAACCGGCCCGCCGGAGGCCCGGAGGCCGGGCGGTACCGCCTCCGGTCCTCGTCGGCCCTCAGCGCGCTGGATTTCCACTTTGCCAACCACAACGCCGCCATCGCCTCCGCCACGCTGCCCCCGCCGCGGAAGAGCAGCCTGCCGGCGTCGGCCCGCGCCCACAGCGACGCCCTGTGCCACCAGGCGCTGTCGGACTGGTACTACAGCCAGGCGGAGGCCGCCGAGCGCATGTCCCCCCGGCACCGCAGCGTCTCGCAGGACCGCCTGGCGGAGCTGGGGCTGGGGCTGGCGCTGGGTCCGGGCCCGGGACCCCCGGCGGCCTCGGCGACCGCGGAGCAGCGCCGGAGAGAGGCGCtgctgtaccaccaccacaccgccgccgcccagGACTCGTACTGGCTCGGGGGCTGGGGCGGCGTTTCGGGCCCGGGCAGCCGCTCGTGCTCGGAGAGCCTGCTGGCGGCCTACGCAGAATACGAGCACAACTACGGCCGCTCGGTGGAGACGCTGGCCCAGGCCTCGGCCCTGGTCTCCCCGCACTACGAGTTCTCCTCCCAGAGCCCACAGACCATCAGGGTGACGGAGCAGAAGGCTCCGTGTGGGCCTCAGCAGCAGACGTCCCCCCCCACGGCGCCCCCCGGCGGCCGGCAGCCGGGCCAGCAGGTAGCCGAGCCTCAGACGAGGCGGGTCAAGGAGGACCAGCACGGGGGCCCCGCCTTCTCCCGCAAGGCCGGACACCTCCTGCACCAGGCCCACTCCTTCAGAGAGCCCGGCGGCGGGGCGGGCCGGGAGGTGGTGCCCCGCCCCCAGTCCACCCCCGCCCTGTCTGTATCGGAGGAGGACCCGGACCTGCTGTCCCCCGTGTCCCTCCACCAAGAGGTGGTCCTGAGGCAGAAGCCCCCCCCGGGCCGCAGGACTTCGGCTCAGACCCTGCGGCGTCCCGTGGACTCCCCGGAGCCCCCGGGCCCCGCGGCGTCCCCCAGCCCGGCggcgtcccccgtccccccgggGCCCGGCTCCACCCGCAGAGCCAACGGTAGCCTGGTGCAGCACGCCTTCGACTCCCTGTCCTCCATCCCCTTCATAG ATGAAGCCACCAGTCCCACTGCAGAGCATCCGGTCTCCACTGACACCACCTCTGTCAcccccaccctgtcctccatctcCCCCTCTGTCCGGCTTCGCTCTAAGGACTGCA gcagTATCAAAGGCCGCCGCTCCTCCTACCTGCTGGCCATCACCACCGAGCGCTCCAAGTCGTGTGACGAGGGTCTGAACTCATTCAGGGAGGAGAACCGGGTCTTCTG TAAACTGCCAAAAAgggtcaaaagctttttcactgATGGG TCTCTGGAGAGCCTGCGGGTGCAGGAGGAGGCCCGGTCCAAGCGCCACTCCACCTCCGAGCTGGGAACCATCACCTTCAGCGACGTGCGGCGGGAGGGCTGGCTGCACTACAAGCAGATCCTCACCGAGAAGGGCAAG AAAGTGGGCGGCGGCATGCGTCCGTGGAAACGCGCCTTCTCCGTGCTGCGCTCCCATTCGCTCTTCCTCTACAAAGACAAGCGGGAGGCGGTGCTCCacggggcggggccgggggcggggcccggCCAGGACGAGCACCCGCCCATCAGCATCCGCGGCTGCCTGGTGGACATCGCCTACAGCGAGACCAAGAGGAAGCACGCGCTGCGGCTGACCACGCAGGACTTCTGCGAGTACCTGCTGCAGGCCGAGGACCGCGACGACATGCTGGCCTGGATCAGGGTCATCCGGGAGAACAGCAAGACGGACAACgag GAGATCGGCTCCTCCAGGCAGGCTCTCATCAACAAGAAGCTCAACGACTACAGGAAGCACAG tctGACAGGGACCAAGCCGGACTCCTCCCCCAGAGCCTCCCGGATGAGCATGATGCCCCCCTTCCTGCTGGCGAAGACTGAGAACAGCACGGTGAACCGAGGGTCCAGATGTG ATGAGAACAAGGCTCTGTGGGGCATCAACATCATGAAGAAGACCAAGAAGGTGGACAGTCCCAAAGCTTTCGGGGTGCGGCTGGAGGACTGCCAGCCTGCCGTCCACCACAAG TTCGTGCCCCTGGTGGTGGAGATGTGCTGTGGCGTGGTGGAGGCTTCGGGTCTGGAGTACACCGGGATCTACCGCGTGCCGGGGAACAACGCCATGGTGTCCAACCTGCAGGAGCATCTCAACAAAGGCCTGGACATCAACACGGCTGAGGAG AGGTGGCAAGACCTGAACGTGATCAGCAGCCTGCTTAAATCCTTCTTCAGGAAACTTCCGGAGCCTCTTTTTACGGACG AAAAGTACAACGACTTCATTGCAGCAAACCGGATGGAGGAcgcagaggacagactgaagaccaTGAAGAAGCTG ATCCAGAACCTGCCGGATCATTACCACCACACCCTGAGGTTCCTGGTGGAACACCTGAAGAAGGTGGCTGACCACGCAGAGAAGAACAAG ATGGAACCACGGAACCTGGCGCTGGTGTTCGGACCCACGCTGGTCAGAACGTCTGAGGACAACATGACCGACATGGTGACGCACATGGCCGACCGCTACAAGATCGTAGAGACGCTCATCCTGCAc TCTGACTGGTTCTTCGGTGATGGAAAGCTGGAGAATCAGGAGAAG actCCGGAGGATCAGCCGGACATGCAGCCCGTTCCGAACATCGACCACCTGCTGTCCAACATCGGCAGAACCGGCGTTCCGGCAGAGTTCTCAG atTCCACCACCAGCGATTCACTTAAGTCGAAG ttttcttcagGTTCCAGAAGAGACCTGAACGCCAGAGACTTCCTGCCCAAGTCCATCATCTCTGCTGTGACCCGCAAACGGAAGAAGCGCCTCAGTAACTACGTACCGGGCAGCAGCGCCGACGAAGACTCCGAGCATGAACCGGTCAAAGCTAGCAACTAccaaggaggaggagcagcaggaggaggaggaggaggagggggggtagaggaagaacatgcagctcctgcagaggacagaggggaCGATGAGGCAAAGGGGGGGAAAGTTGGTGAAAGCAGAGAAGGCAGCGAGTCATCGATGGGCGAAGAGctgaagaaacaaacaggaagtagtttAAAGAGTCCCCAGAGAGACGGCCCCCAAAGACCACCAGAGGCCCCCCTCTACCCACACAGCTGCCTCTACTCTCAGCAGACACTCGGACCCCCCCCTGCAGCCCAGCCCCCCAGAGGACGCTCCACCATCCCCGTCTGGATCTCCCCCACCAGGCCCCCCAGTCTGTACCAGACGGGTCGGCCGCAGCCGGACCGGGGCCCCCTGCAGCCGGACCGGGGCCCCCTGCAGCCGGACCGGGGCCCCCTGCAGCCGGACCGGGGCCCCCTGCAGCCGGACTGGGGACCGCCTGTGGCGTTGCGCTCCAGGAAGGCTCGCAGCGGACGAGCTCGGGCGGTGTCCATGAACCTGGACCTGAGCTACGAGTGGAGAACTGACAAGGTGGAGGTGGTCCGAGTCATCGAGGCCGGGGGGCCTCGGCACTCCATCCTGGGACCCGGGTCTCTGGTCCGTCTCTCTCAGGAGGCTCCTCACCCGTCCTCCCAGAGCCCCCGGGGGTCCTCCGCCGTAGTCCTGCGGAGATCAACTCAAGACCCCCGAGACAAGACCAGAGCGTGGCGCCGCCACACGGTGCTGGTCTGA